The following are encoded together in the Lathyrus oleraceus cultivar Zhongwan6 chromosome 3, CAAS_Psat_ZW6_1.0, whole genome shotgun sequence genome:
- the LOC127131523 gene encoding uncharacterized protein LOC127131523: MRFDFLDGDIMFIRDYNILGPNEGPEPGLRWTLVFDSARGHGIGVIITSPTSFHLQLTFRLYFVCTNNMEEYEACIYGIESTISLRIKVLEVYRHSAIMDETTFHHIPREENQLVDTLATLASIFKVKWRNEAHTIHIDHLDEPTHCIVIEEDSDDKP; encoded by the coding sequence ATGAGGTTTGACTTTCTAGATGGAGACATCATGTTTATCAGAGACTACAATATTCTAGGACCTaatgaaggacccgaaccaggattacgatggacgctcgtgttcgacAGTGCTCGAGGTCATGGAATAGGTGTAATTATTACTTCTCCAACTAGCTTCCATCTTCAACTTACTTTTAGATTATACTTTGTCTGCACCAATAACATGGAAGAATATGAGGCATGTATCTATGGTATTGAATCAACAATTTCTTTGAGAATTAAGGTTCTTGAAGTATATAGACACTCTGCTATTATGGATGAGACCACTTTTCATCATATCCCAAGGGAAGAGAATCAACTGGTAGATACTCTAGCTACTCTAGCATCCATATTTAAAGTCAAGTGGAGGAATGAAGCACATACTATTCACATTGACCACTTGGATGAACCAACACATTGTATAGTAATTGAGGAAGATTCTGATGATAAGCCTTAG